The segment TGTCATCCATCTTTTGCTTATCAAGCCCTGCAACTCGAAGATAAAGTTGGAACTATGCTGCCTTGTAATGTGGTTGTCCAACAAAAGTCAGAAGGTGTCGAAGTGGCAGCCGTTGATCCGATCGCATCAATGCAAGCGATCGAAAACTCAGATCTACAGGGAATTGCAGAGCAAGTCAGAGCCAAGCTGAAAACCGCGATCGAGACTTTATAAGCTAGGTTTTGTTCTTATGAATCATTCAACGGCTCCACACCCTGAATCGAAGTCTCCTCGGCTTAGTGAGTCAATTTGCCAAATCGTCGATCGATTCTAAGCTCGTGCTTTTGATTATCTTAGTTGCTTTGCGCTTCGGAATGGGTGCAATGGCAGATGTCTCTGTACA is part of the Leptolyngbya boryana PCC 6306 genome and harbors:
- a CDS encoding DUF302 domain-containing protein, coding for MLHTSFDQAIEQVNQSLKQQGFGVLTEIDVQNTLKKKLDVEMPAYKILGACHPSFAYQALQLEDKVGTMLPCNVVVQQKSEGVEVAAVDPIASMQAIENSDLQGIAEQVRAKLKTAIETL